TCATTGAACATCCCTCCATTAGTTTATTTTTACGTATATAAGTTAACATACTTACTTAAGTTCTTCAATGATTTCCAAAAAACTTATCTTTAATTATGGATAATCCAAACTTAGGCAAAGCAGTTGCCCTACCTATTCTTTTAGGGTCTGTTACCAATCTATAAGCCCATTCCATGCCCATTTTCTGCCAACGCTCTGGGGCTCTTTTTAATACACCTGCTAAATGATCAAAGCTTCCACCTAATCCAATAGCAACCTTTACTGGTAACTTAGCTAAGTTTTCATTTATCCAATACTCTTGAGTTGGACAACCTAAACACACTAATAGTAAATCTGGCTCTAAGGCTTTTATATCATTAATTATTTCAACTTCTAATTCTTTATCAAAATAACCATCAGAATAACCTTTAATAACTACACCCGGATACAATCTTTTTATTTCAAAGGTAGCCGCTGACACTACCTCTGGCTTGGCTCCTAATAGATATACTGATTTTTCAGTATTGTTCATTAAGCTAAATAACTCATGCATTAAATCATAACCAGTAACTCGCTCAGGTAGCGAGTCTCCCAGTATTTTAGAGGCCCACACTACTCCTATACCGTCAGCAGTAACTAGGGAAGCCTTTTGTAAAATTCGCTTTAGTTTTAAATCGCTCTTGGTTTTATATAGTACTTCACTATTGGCTGTAACTATATGCTGGCGCATTTTGCCCTCATTTATCCAAGAGTTGATTAATTGTGCTGTATTCTTCAGCGTGCTCTTATAAATTGGAATATCACTAATTATACATACGTCTTTAATCATTACAATCCCCCAACGCTAAACTTGTTGCAATTTGAATTGCCTGCCATGCCTCTTGCTGTAGTTGTGTTGCTTTCTCAATAACTTGTTGTTTATTACCCTCAACATCATTAAGTATTTTACCCAAATTCTCAACAATTTTACTTGCTTTTAAATCTTTAGTAGTTCCTATTGCTGTTTTAGCAAGCCTCTCTAAAAAGGCGTCAATTTTAGGGTCATAACTTATACCTATGATGTTTACTCCTTGGCGGGCAGCAAATATTAATGAATGTAATCTCATGCCTATCATTACATCTAGTTGCTGACAAATTCCTAGTAACTCATCTGCGCGATATTGGTTCTGCAAAATATAAACATGGCTATACTCATTCATTAAATTACTTACTTGCAAAACAACCTCATAATCTCTGCTATGTTCAAACGGTAAAAATATTATTTGGGCATTATATTTTTTAATTATTTCATCTAGTGCCTTGGCAATTTCTTTAACATAGTGTTCTTGGCCTTGCCAAGGCCTTACAGACACTCCAATCCATGGTCCATTTTCATTAAATGGTATATGCTCTTCTATTAATATCTCTTTAACCCGTTGTTTTGCTACAGGCTGTAAAAAAAACACAGGGT
This Clostridium sp. 'deep sea' DNA region includes the following protein-coding sequences:
- a CDS encoding WecB/TagA/CpsF family glycosyltransferase, which produces MIKDVCIISDIPIYKSTLKNTAQLINSWINEGKMRQHIVTANSEVLYKTKSDLKLKRILQKASLVTADGIGVVWASKILGDSLPERVTGYDLMHELFSLMNNTEKSVYLLGAKPEVVSAATFEIKRLYPGVVIKGYSDGYFDKELEVEIINDIKALEPDLLLVCLGCPTQEYWINENLAKLPVKVAIGLGGSFDHLAGVLKRAPERWQKMGMEWAYRLVTDPKRIGRATALPKFGLSIIKDKFFGNH
- the csaB gene encoding polysaccharide pyruvyl transferase CsaB, producing MINLTKILLSGYYGFNNAGDEAILCSIIDGLKQTIPNVDLVVLSGNPEETRKLYNVRALSRVNYTRLMFELNKADLLISGGGSLLQDATGSLTIPYYLSIIKMAKLMKVPIMFFSQGVGPVNSKMLANMIKRTLTGVNSITVRDQQSADLLHEIGLSNVRLTADPVFFLQPVAKQRVKEILIEEHIPFNENGPWIGVSVRPWQGQEHYVKEIAKALDEIIKKYNAQIIFLPFEHSRDYEVVLQVSNLMNEYSHVYILQNQYRADELLGICQQLDVMIGMRLHSLIFAARQGVNIIGISYDPKIDAFLERLAKTAIGTTKDLKASKIVENLGKILNDVEGNKQQVIEKATQLQQEAWQAIQIATSLALGDCND